A region of Lycium barbarum isolate Lr01 chromosome 1, ASM1917538v2, whole genome shotgun sequence DNA encodes the following proteins:
- the LOC132616044 gene encoding uncharacterized protein LOC132616044: MASTLTTTTPPNDGDDQSDTTLSTPVFRQPTTVTRRSQSSLSSSPSHSSNSSFGSSLSFHDLDNNSPFSPTTPLHFSKGVPFSWEQIPGIPKQKFSRKNSTSLGQLLPLPPPAGNIPNSSKKTTSFLDEFSPRKSATKSFRKDPFFAAFVECSKDDQQYHDDDIWKSSSKVPSIRSLSDRFGFISMYASCKSTCTVSESIVYIPRSRNYSRK, from the coding sequence ATGGCTTCTACTCTTACTACTACGACTCCACCAAATGATGGTGATGATCAAAGTGACACCACATTATCAACCCCAGTTTTCCGGCAACCGACAACAGTGACTCGCCGGAGCCAATCATCTCTCTCTTCTTCTCCATCTCACTCTTCCAACTCTTCCTTTGGATCATCTCTCTCTTTCCATGATCTTGATAATAATTCCCCTTTTAGCCCTACAACTCCTCTTCATTTCTCTAAAGGGGTACCATTTTCTTGGGAACAAATTCCTGGAATTCCAAAGCAAAAATTTTCCAGGAAAAATAGCACTTCTTTAGGTCAACTTCTCCCATTGCCACCACCAGCTGGAAATATACCAAATTCATCCAAGAAAACTACTAGTTTTCTTGATGAGTTTTCTCCAAGAAAAAGTGCTACTAAAAGCTTTAGAAAGGATCCATTTTTTGCTGCATTTGTGGAGTGTTCCAAGGatgatcaacaatatcatgaTGATGACATTTGGAAAAGTTCTTCAAAGGTACCATCAATAAGAAGTTTAAGTGATAGATTTGGATTCATTAGCATGTATGCTTCTTGCAAAAGCACTTGTACAGTTTCTGAATCCATTGTTTATATTCCAAGATCAAGAAATTATAGTAGGAAGTAG